Proteins encoded in a region of the Burkholderia ubonensis subsp. mesacidophila genome:
- a CDS encoding translocation/assembly module TamB domain-containing protein, whose translation MTKDAHDTPPPHDPDTPDGRPEDAPRPPRLSHGGRALRGVAWTLAGVVLLVVLVAGLALAAVTTERGTRLAWQAAVRVLGGRLSGTLEGGALATGVRLRAFAWTSPDGAGTEVRIDRLDGRWALTRAPLRLTVDTLRAGTIDVRIAPGPSTPSVMPQDLRLPLQLRIVDLRFDRLAIHEGGSTTQLDHLALSGRSDGRHHELALERLDTPYGALTARAKLDGVRPFALTGDATYAGKLADEPVDARARVSGSLEALVADVNASGLKLNGRAHVEAAPFGAVPLTRASLAFDHVNPQALAPGAPAADLAVRAELAPAPADPAHPHAFAVTGPVSIVNAKPGTLGEHLLPVVDANATVRLDAHAQRIDGLALKLIRDGSVTGGGALAGGKGRFDLKVANLDLNAFVAELRPMRLGGPVGVTLASGVQTVEFDLNDPKLALGARAKVALTPQQTVLTDARVTAAKGRIDLTGVFRHDAHSSYDAKATLVNFDPLLLAAMSASPAAAGKAAAKVAKAAPAKRGETRVNGTLTASGAFAPQVSTKATFKLGDSLYDGVPLTGAGVVQLAGTRILPSSANLSIAGNRVDLRGSFGAPGDRLRFAVEAPQLDRLGFGVAGLVEAQGDLTGSFAHPNVTATYKAQGVVFGANRIGAAQGRADIRDGAHGALVFTADASNVTLGSLQLKALRANLDGTRAKHTLDASAVGMAGGRVIDLTVAANGGVVENRDGMRWDGTVTRLENRGTPAFALQTPLVVSAGPGRVTLGATKLTLEGAAIDLKTFVFDHGLLRSVGTVSGASVARFLEIRRELTGERAPVRTDVVLDADWDFALGTSATGSLQVKRRSGDVTVETARGIASLGLTDLQARAAFGAGNRLNVTVQAKANRVGTLDASVAVPFAPRDGMLAVADDGPLSGRIDADIPSLKATGYLFGPSYLLGGRAALKLTVAGTPAKPNVSGMLTGDDLSATLVDQGVQLKDGIVRIRLAENLVEFQQVEFHGGNGTLRAIGRVRLDNEAPDLTASIVADKLELFAAPDRKLSLSGKATVANEGAHGGLAIDGKFVVDHALFDLPEQAAPHLSDDVVIVRPDSTVRGETQTGTAIAKSQPATDKPAPSLAPRANIDIGLGNDFRFKGHGADLGLRGTITVMSAPGVPLRAVGNVRVTEGSTYTSFGRKLAIENGFFTFNGPVSNPGVNILAMRRNQEVEAGVQVTGTIQSPTVKLVSEPNVTDNEKLSWLLFGHGTDQGNNLGQQNTMTAALALLGSATGKRVAQTIGLDEFSIGRSDVGLTDPQVVQISKAINERFVLGYEQGLQSASNAFKATINLTRFWSVSAYGGTFQGVDLNYTRRFDRWFGQR comes from the coding sequence ATGACGAAGGACGCCCACGACACGCCGCCGCCCCACGATCCGGACACGCCCGACGGCCGGCCCGAGGACGCGCCGCGTCCGCCGCGCCTGTCACACGGCGGACGGGCCCTGCGCGGCGTCGCGTGGACGCTCGCCGGCGTCGTGCTGCTGGTCGTGCTGGTGGCGGGGCTCGCGCTCGCCGCGGTCACGACCGAGCGCGGCACCCGGCTCGCGTGGCAGGCGGCGGTGCGCGTGCTCGGCGGGCGGCTGTCGGGCACGCTCGAGGGCGGTGCGCTGGCCACCGGCGTGCGCCTGCGCGCGTTCGCGTGGACGAGCCCGGACGGCGCGGGCACCGAGGTGCGGATCGACCGTCTCGACGGGCGCTGGGCGTTGACCCGCGCGCCGCTGCGCCTGACGGTCGACACGCTGCGCGCCGGCACGATCGACGTGCGGATCGCGCCGGGGCCGTCGACGCCGAGCGTGATGCCGCAGGACCTGCGCCTGCCGCTGCAGCTGCGGATCGTCGACCTGCGCTTCGACCGTCTCGCGATCCACGAGGGCGGCTCGACGACGCAGCTCGACCATCTCGCGCTGAGCGGCCGCAGCGACGGCCGCCACCATGAGCTGGCGCTCGAGCGGCTCGACACGCCGTACGGCGCGCTCACCGCGCGCGCGAAGCTCGACGGCGTGCGGCCGTTCGCGCTGACGGGCGACGCGACCTATGCGGGCAAGCTCGCCGACGAGCCGGTCGATGCGCGCGCGCGCGTCTCGGGCTCGCTCGAAGCGCTCGTCGCCGACGTCAATGCGAGCGGCTTGAAGCTCAACGGGCGCGCGCACGTCGAGGCGGCGCCGTTCGGCGCGGTGCCGCTCACGCGCGCGTCGCTCGCGTTCGATCACGTGAACCCGCAGGCGCTGGCGCCGGGCGCGCCGGCCGCGGACCTCGCGGTGCGCGCCGAGCTCGCGCCCGCGCCGGCCGATCCCGCGCATCCGCACGCGTTCGCGGTGACGGGCCCGGTGTCGATCGTCAACGCGAAGCCGGGCACGCTCGGCGAGCATCTGCTGCCGGTCGTCGATGCGAACGCGACCGTGCGGCTCGACGCGCACGCGCAGCGGATCGACGGCCTCGCGCTGAAGCTGATCCGCGACGGCAGCGTGACGGGCGGCGGCGCGCTCGCGGGCGGCAAGGGCCGTTTCGACCTGAAGGTCGCGAATCTCGACCTCAACGCGTTCGTGGCGGAACTGCGCCCGATGCGGCTCGGCGGGCCGGTCGGCGTGACGCTCGCGAGCGGCGTGCAGACCGTCGAGTTCGACCTGAACGATCCGAAGCTCGCGCTCGGCGCGCGCGCGAAGGTCGCGTTGACGCCGCAGCAGACGGTGCTGACCGATGCGCGCGTGACGGCGGCCAAGGGGCGCATCGACCTGACCGGCGTGTTCCGCCACGACGCGCATTCGAGCTACGACGCGAAGGCGACGCTCGTCAACTTCGATCCGCTGCTGCTCGCCGCGATGAGCGCGTCGCCGGCCGCTGCCGGCAAGGCAGCCGCGAAGGTGGCGAAGGCCGCGCCGGCGAAGCGCGGCGAGACGCGCGTGAACGGCACGCTGACCGCGTCGGGCGCGTTCGCGCCGCAAGTATCGACGAAGGCGACCTTCAAGCTCGGCGACAGCCTGTACGACGGCGTGCCGCTGACCGGCGCGGGCGTCGTGCAGCTCGCCGGCACGCGGATCCTGCCGAGCAGCGCGAACCTGTCGATCGCGGGCAACCGCGTCGACCTGCGCGGCAGCTTCGGCGCGCCCGGCGACCGGCTGCGCTTCGCCGTCGAGGCGCCGCAGCTCGACCGGCTCGGCTTCGGCGTCGCGGGGCTCGTCGAGGCGCAGGGCGACCTGACGGGCAGCTTCGCGCATCCGAACGTGACCGCGACCTACAAGGCCCAGGGCGTCGTGTTCGGCGCGAACCGGATCGGCGCCGCGCAGGGGCGCGCCGACATCCGCGACGGCGCGCACGGCGCGCTGGTGTTCACCGCCGACGCGAGCAACGTGACGCTCGGCTCGCTGCAGCTGAAGGCGCTGCGCGCGAACCTCGACGGCACGCGCGCGAAGCACACGCTCGACGCGTCGGCGGTCGGGATGGCGGGCGGGCGCGTGATCGACCTGACGGTCGCGGCGAACGGCGGTGTCGTGGAAAACCGCGACGGGATGCGCTGGGACGGCACCGTGACGCGCCTCGAGAACCGCGGCACGCCGGCATTCGCGCTGCAGACGCCGCTCGTCGTATCGGCGGGCCCCGGGCGCGTGACGCTCGGCGCGACGAAGCTGACGCTCGAAGGCGCGGCGATCGACCTGAAGACCTTCGTGTTCGACCACGGCCTGCTGCGCTCCGTGGGCACGGTGAGCGGCGCGTCGGTCGCGCGCTTCCTCGAGATTCGCCGGGAACTGACCGGCGAGCGAGCGCCGGTACGGACCGACGTGGTGCTCGACGCCGACTGGGATTTTGCGCTCGGCACTTCCGCGACCGGCTCTCTGCAGGTGAAGCGGCGCAGCGGCGACGTGACCGTCGAGACCGCGCGCGGGATTGCATCGCTCGGGCTCACCGACCTGCAGGCGCGCGCCGCGTTCGGCGCGGGCAACCGGCTGAACGTGACCGTGCAGGCCAAGGCGAACCGGGTCGGCACGCTCGACGCGAGCGTCGCGGTGCCGTTCGCGCCGCGCGACGGCATGCTCGCGGTCGCTGACGACGGCCCGCTGTCGGGCCGCATCGATGCCGACATTCCGTCGCTGAAGGCGACCGGCTACCTGTTCGGGCCGAGCTACCTGCTCGGCGGGCGCGCGGCGCTGAAGCTGACGGTCGCCGGCACGCCGGCGAAGCCGAACGTATCGGGGATGCTGACGGGCGACGACCTGTCCGCGACGCTCGTCGACCAGGGCGTGCAGCTGAAGGACGGCATCGTGCGCATCCGGCTGGCGGAGAACCTCGTCGAATTCCAGCAGGTCGAGTTCCACGGCGGCAACGGCACGCTGCGCGCGATCGGCCGCGTGCGGCTCGACAACGAGGCCCCCGACCTGACCGCGAGCATCGTCGCGGACAAGCTCGAGCTGTTCGCAGCGCCTGACCGCAAGCTGTCGCTGTCGGGCAAGGCGACGGTCGCGAACGAGGGCGCGCACGGCGGGCTCGCGATCGACGGCAAGTTCGTCGTCGACCATGCGCTGTTCGACCTGCCGGAACAGGCGGCGCCGCACCTGTCCGACGACGTGGTGATCGTGCGCCCGGACAGCACGGTGCGCGGCGAGACGCAGACCGGCACCGCGATCGCGAAGTCGCAGCCGGCGACCGACAAGCCCGCGCCGTCGCTCGCACCGCGCGCGAACATCGACATCGGCCTCGGCAACGACTTCCGGTTCAAGGGCCACGGCGCGGATCTCGGGCTGCGCGGCACGATCACCGTGATGAGCGCACCCGGCGTGCCGCTGCGCGCGGTCGGCAACGTGCGCGTGACCGAAGGCTCGACGTATACGTCGTTCGGCCGCAAGCTCGCGATCGAGAACGGCTTCTTCACGTTCAACGGCCCGGTGTCGAACCCGGGCGTCAACATCCTCGCGATGCGGCGCAACCAGGAAGTCGAGGCGGGCGTGCAGGTGACGGGCACGATCCAGTCGCCGACGGTCAAGCTCGTGTCGGAGCCGAACGTGACCGACAACGAGAAGCTGTCGTGGCTGCTGTTCGGCCACGGCACCGACCAGGGCAACAACCTCGGCCAGCAGAACACGATGACGGCCGCGCTCGCGCTGCTCGGCAGCGCGACCGGCAAGCGCGTCGCGCAGACGATCGGCCTCGACGAATTCTCGATCGGCCGCAGCGACGTCGGCCTGACCGATCCGCAAGTCGTGCAGATCTCGAAAGCGATCAACGAGCGCTTCGTGCTCGGCTACGAGCAGGGGCTGCAATCGGCGAGCAACGCGTTCAAGGCGACGATCAACCTGACGCGCTTCTGGTCGGTGTCCGCGTACGGCGGCACGTTCCAGGGCGTCGACCTGAACTACACGCGGCGCTTCGACCGGTGGTTCGGCCAGCGGTGA
- a CDS encoding autotransporter assembly complex protein TamA, which yields MAGQAHQQRDTARDAARGARRGDAGAARAARILAGCLAALAALPAWAKYDVEIDAPRAIRKLLKSHLDIARFGKRDDVSDDQFDFLVTATPQQVRDLTATEGYFSPVVRTDVRTRDGKRNVKIAVDPGPQTVVSSVDLTFNGPVGSEDPKQERATRFAFSLKAGDPFTQAGWDGAKGAALKQLQSRRYLGAKITASEARIDPRTQHATLAVTFDSGPTFTIGKVDVEGVRRYPEKIVTNVNPLSEGEIYDVQRITELQRQLQNTPYYASVAIDVGSDTDKPDRTPVHVKVSEYPYNSVRGGVGYATDTGPHIQGAYTYLDTFGAAWPLTVSGRLDQIQQYGQVQLSMPPGPRAWTNSVLASYTNTDVSDTRIYSARVGVQRTRTGQYIDYAYSLMLYQDRLNQNGAGPTMSRALVPQWAWTRRNVDDPLFPRSGNLIHAEAGFAIKNVLTDQTFIRGYARGQQYVPIGKRDLFVFRAELGGVFTSGSSTGVPASLLFRAGGSNSVRGYGYQSIGNNVDGSVLPTKYLTTATAEYQHWFNRDWGAATFFDVGTATDAWGEKVFYKGVGIGARWRSPVGPINFDLAYGLRNHSVRPYLTLGVAF from the coding sequence TTGGCGGGGCAGGCACACCAGCAACGAGACACGGCGCGTGACGCAGCGCGGGGCGCCCGACGCGGCGACGCCGGCGCGGCCCGGGCCGCGCGCATCCTCGCCGGCTGCCTGGCGGCGCTCGCCGCGCTGCCCGCCTGGGCGAAATACGACGTCGAGATCGACGCGCCGCGCGCGATCCGCAAGCTCCTCAAGTCTCACCTCGACATCGCGCGCTTCGGCAAGCGCGACGACGTCAGCGACGACCAGTTCGACTTCCTCGTCACCGCCACGCCGCAGCAGGTGCGCGACCTGACCGCGACCGAAGGCTATTTCTCGCCGGTCGTGCGCACCGACGTGCGCACGCGCGACGGCAAGCGCAACGTGAAGATCGCGGTCGATCCGGGGCCGCAGACCGTCGTGTCGTCGGTCGACCTGACGTTCAACGGGCCGGTCGGCTCGGAAGACCCGAAGCAGGAGCGCGCGACGCGCTTCGCGTTCTCGCTGAAGGCGGGCGACCCGTTCACGCAGGCGGGCTGGGACGGCGCGAAGGGCGCGGCGCTCAAGCAGCTGCAGTCGCGCCGCTACCTCGGCGCGAAGATCACCGCGTCCGAGGCGCGCATCGATCCGCGCACGCAGCACGCGACGCTCGCGGTCACGTTCGACAGCGGCCCGACGTTCACGATCGGCAAGGTTGACGTCGAAGGCGTGCGCCGCTATCCGGAGAAGATCGTCACCAACGTCAATCCGCTGTCCGAAGGCGAGATCTACGACGTGCAGCGGATCACCGAGCTGCAGCGGCAACTGCAGAACACGCCGTACTACGCGAGCGTCGCGATCGACGTCGGCAGCGACACCGACAAGCCGGACCGGACGCCCGTGCACGTGAAGGTCAGCGAGTACCCGTACAACAGTGTGCGTGGCGGAGTCGGCTACGCGACCGACACCGGCCCGCACATCCAGGGCGCGTACACGTACCTCGACACGTTCGGCGCGGCCTGGCCGCTGACGGTGTCGGGGCGGCTCGACCAGATCCAGCAGTACGGCCAGGTCCAGCTGTCGATGCCGCCGGGGCCGCGCGCGTGGACCAACAGCGTGCTCGCGTCATATACGAACACCGACGTGTCGGACACGCGCATCTACAGCGCGCGGGTCGGCGTGCAGCGCACCCGCACCGGGCAGTACATCGACTACGCGTATTCGCTGATGCTGTATCAGGACCGGCTCAACCAGAACGGCGCGGGACCGACCATGAGCCGCGCGCTCGTGCCGCAGTGGGCATGGACGCGCCGCAACGTCGACGATCCGCTGTTCCCGCGCTCGGGCAACCTGATTCACGCGGAGGCCGGCTTCGCGATCAAGAACGTGCTGACCGACCAGACCTTCATCCGCGGCTACGCGCGCGGCCAGCAGTATGTGCCGATCGGCAAGCGCGACCTGTTCGTGTTCCGCGCGGAGCTGGGCGGCGTGTTCACGAGCGGCAGCTCGACCGGCGTGCCGGCGTCGCTGCTGTTCCGCGCGGGCGGCTCGAACTCGGTGCGCGGCTACGGCTACCAGAGCATCGGCAACAACGTCGACGGCTCGGTGCTGCCGACCAAGTACCTGACGACCGCCACCGCCGAATACCAGCACTGGTTCAACCGCGACTGGGGCGCCGCGACGTTCTTCGACGTCGGCACCGCGACCGACGCATGGGGCGAGAAGGTGTTCTACAAGGGCGTCGGCATCGGCGCGCGCTGGCGCAGCCCGGTCGGGCCGATCAATTTCGACCTCGCCTACGGGCTGCGCAACCACAGCGTGCGCCCGTACCTGACGCTCGGCGTCGCTTTCTGA
- a CDS encoding DUF3460 family protein codes for MPYQSDVTQFLNQLKQQKPTLEEEQRKGRALLWDKQPVELDERAAQQESRVKQTSYVYYQNF; via the coding sequence ATGCCGTACCAGTCCGACGTCACGCAATTCCTGAACCAGCTCAAGCAGCAGAAGCCGACGCTCGAGGAAGAGCAGCGCAAGGGCCGCGCACTGCTGTGGGACAAGCAGCCGGTCGAACTCGACGAGCGTGCCGCGCAGCAGGAATCGCGCGTGAAGCAAACGTCCTACGTCTACTACCAGAACTTCTGA
- a CDS encoding segregation and condensation protein A has product MSAADEASAARPDAARPNAAQPDVARPEDAVAAPAGADSTPDTVDGVAAFARLYGEPLFKLPQDLYIPPDALEVFLETFEGPLDLLLYLIRKQNFNVLDIPMAQVTAQYLGYVDQIRASNLELAAEYLLMAAMLIEIKSRMLLPVKKADTGEEAEDPRAELVRRLLEYEQMKLAAQRLDRLPQLGRDFLRAEVYIEQSITPRFPDVNSDDLRAAWADVLKRAKLVQHHKISREELSVREHMSLILRKLQNARFMEFAELFDTSRGVPVVVVNFIAMLELARESLVEITQPEPFAPIYVRLAYLPA; this is encoded by the coding sequence GTGAGCGCCGCCGACGAGGCCAGCGCCGCCCGGCCTGACGCGGCCCGGCCTAATGCGGCCCAGCCTGACGTGGCCAGGCCGGAAGACGCGGTCGCCGCGCCCGCGGGCGCCGATTCGACGCCCGACACGGTCGACGGCGTCGCGGCGTTCGCGCGCCTGTACGGCGAGCCGCTCTTCAAGCTGCCGCAGGACCTGTACATCCCGCCCGACGCGCTCGAGGTGTTCCTCGAAACGTTCGAAGGCCCGCTCGACCTGCTGCTCTACCTGATCCGCAAGCAGAACTTCAACGTGCTCGACATCCCGATGGCGCAGGTCACCGCGCAGTATCTGGGCTATGTCGACCAGATCCGCGCGTCGAACCTCGAACTCGCGGCCGAGTACCTGCTGATGGCCGCGATGCTCATCGAGATCAAGTCGCGGATGCTGCTGCCGGTCAAGAAGGCCGACACCGGCGAGGAGGCGGAAGATCCGCGCGCCGAGCTGGTGCGCCGTCTGCTCGAATACGAGCAGATGAAGCTCGCCGCGCAGCGCCTCGACCGGCTGCCGCAGCTCGGCCGCGACTTCCTGCGCGCCGAGGTGTACATCGAGCAGAGCATCACGCCGCGCTTCCCCGACGTGAACTCCGACGACCTGCGCGCCGCATGGGCCGACGTGCTCAAGCGCGCGAAGCTCGTCCAGCATCACAAGATCTCCCGCGAGGAGCTGTCGGTGCGCGAGCACATGAGCCTGATCCTGCGCAAGCTGCAGAACGCGCGCTTCATGGAGTTCGCCGAGCTGTTCGACACGTCGCGCGGCGTGCCGGTCGTCGTCGTGAACTTCATCGCGATGCTCGAGCTGGCGCGCGAATCGCTCGTCGAGATCACCCAGCCCGAACCGTTCGCGCCGATCTACGTGCGCCTCGCGTACCTGCCCGCCTGA
- the panC gene encoding pantoate--beta-alanine ligase: MKVISSIQELRDQLRGQNRTAFVPTMGNLHEGHLSLMRLARQHGDPVVASIFVNRLQFGPNEDFDKYPRTLQDDIDKLQKENVYVLFAPTERDMYPEPQEYRVQPPDDLGGILEGEFRPGFFTGVCTVVAKLMACVQPRVAVFGKKDYQQLMIVRRMCQQLAMPVDIIAAETVRDTDGLALSSRNRYLAPAERQEAPELAKTLQRVRESVLGGERDLGKLEQHAQAHLAGRGWAPDYLSIRRRANLIAPSAAELEAGEPLVVLAAAKLGATRLIDNLEI, from the coding sequence ATGAAAGTCATCAGCTCGATCCAGGAACTGCGCGACCAGTTGCGCGGACAGAACCGCACCGCCTTCGTGCCGACGATGGGCAATCTGCACGAAGGGCACCTGTCGCTGATGCGCCTCGCGCGCCAGCACGGCGATCCGGTCGTGGCGAGCATTTTCGTCAACCGCCTGCAGTTCGGACCGAACGAGGATTTCGACAAGTATCCGCGCACGCTGCAGGACGACATCGACAAGCTGCAGAAGGAAAACGTCTACGTGCTGTTCGCGCCGACCGAGCGCGACATGTATCCGGAACCGCAGGAATACCGCGTGCAGCCGCCGGACGACCTCGGCGGGATCCTCGAGGGCGAGTTCCGGCCCGGCTTCTTCACCGGCGTGTGCACGGTCGTCGCGAAGCTGATGGCCTGCGTGCAGCCGCGCGTCGCCGTGTTCGGCAAGAAGGACTATCAGCAGCTGATGATCGTGCGCCGCATGTGCCAGCAGCTCGCGATGCCGGTCGACATCATCGCGGCCGAGACCGTGCGCGACACCGACGGCCTCGCGCTGTCGTCGCGCAACCGCTATCTCGCGCCGGCCGAGCGCCAGGAGGCGCCGGAGCTCGCGAAGACGCTGCAGCGCGTGCGCGAAAGCGTGCTCGGCGGCGAGCGCGACCTCGGCAAGCTCGAGCAGCACGCGCAGGCGCACCTCGCCGGCCGCGGCTGGGCGCCCGACTACCTCTCGATCCGCCGGCGCGCGAACCTGATCGCGCCGAGCGCCGCCGAGCTCGAAGCCGGCGAGCCGCTCGTCGTGCTCGCGGCCGCGAAGCTCGGCGCGACGCGCCTCATCGACAACCTGGAAATCTGA
- the panD gene encoding aspartate 1-decarboxylase: MQRHMLKSKIHRVAVTHCELHYEGSCAIDEDLLEAANIAENERIDIWNINNGERFSTYAIKGERGSGMISLNGSAARRAQLGDLVIIAAFAMVDEAELQAGWKPDLVFVDDNNKIKGSRDHVPTQSWS; this comes from the coding sequence ATGCAGCGCCACATGCTCAAATCGAAGATCCACCGCGTGGCCGTCACGCACTGCGAATTGCATTACGAAGGCTCGTGCGCGATCGACGAGGACCTGCTCGAAGCCGCGAACATCGCGGAAAACGAGCGGATCGACATCTGGAACATCAACAACGGCGAACGCTTCTCGACCTACGCGATCAAGGGCGAACGCGGCAGCGGGATGATCTCGCTGAACGGCTCGGCCGCGCGGCGCGCGCAGCTCGGCGATCTGGTGATCATCGCGGCGTTCGCGATGGTCGACGAAGCCGAACTGCAAGCCGGCTGGAAGCCGGACCTCGTGTTCGTCGACGACAACAACAAGATCAAGGGTAGCCGCGACCACGTGCCGACCCAGAGCTGGTCGTAA
- a CDS encoding ParA family protein, with the protein MTVIVVANPKGGVGKSTLSTNLAGYFAAQGAWVALADLDRQQSAHAWLDLRPAGLPAIEAWELDPDAPSKPPRGLEYAVIDTPAGLHGSRLNLALQLADKVIVPLQPSMFDILATQHFLERLANEKAVRKGSVEVGIVGMRVDARTRSSEQLHRFVEGLELPVLGYVRDTQNYVQLAAHGLTLWDVAKSRVDKDLEQWGPIVAWAERKASKGA; encoded by the coding sequence ATGACGGTTATCGTGGTGGCGAATCCGAAGGGCGGCGTCGGCAAGAGCACGCTGTCCACCAATCTCGCTGGTTATTTCGCGGCGCAGGGCGCCTGGGTCGCGCTGGCCGATCTCGACCGGCAGCAGTCCGCGCATGCGTGGCTCGACCTGCGCCCGGCGGGGCTGCCCGCCATCGAGGCGTGGGAGCTCGATCCGGATGCGCCGTCGAAGCCGCCGCGCGGCCTCGAATACGCGGTGATCGACACGCCGGCCGGCCTGCACGGCAGCCGGCTCAACCTCGCGCTGCAGCTCGCGGACAAGGTGATCGTGCCGCTGCAGCCGTCGATGTTCGACATCCTCGCGACCCAGCACTTCCTCGAACGGCTCGCGAACGAGAAGGCGGTGCGCAAGGGCAGCGTCGAAGTCGGCATCGTCGGGATGCGGGTCGATGCGCGCACGCGCTCGTCCGAGCAGCTGCACCGCTTCGTCGAGGGGCTCGAGCTGCCGGTGCTCGGCTACGTGCGCGACACGCAGAACTACGTGCAGCTCGCCGCGCACGGGCTCACGCTGTGGGACGTCGCGAAGAGCCGCGTCGACAAGGATCTCGAACAGTGGGGCCCGATCGTCGCGTGGGCGGAGCGCAAGGCGTCGAAGGGCGCATAA
- a CDS encoding DoxX family protein, protein MNPNRLNDFAATLLRVALGVLYLAHVAQKVFVFTLPGTAQFFTSIGLPTWLAYVTTVVELAGGIALLTGFRVRAAALALLPFMLGATAAHLPNGWSFGAPHGGWEYPAFWAVTLAVQALLGGGAFALGAPRAAAQRTS, encoded by the coding sequence ATGAACCCCAACCGCCTCAACGATTTCGCCGCGACGCTGCTGCGCGTCGCGCTCGGCGTGCTGTACCTCGCGCACGTCGCGCAGAAGGTGTTCGTCTTCACGCTGCCCGGCACCGCGCAGTTCTTCACGTCGATCGGCCTGCCCACGTGGCTCGCGTACGTCACGACGGTGGTCGAGCTGGCGGGCGGCATCGCGCTCCTGACCGGCTTCCGCGTGCGTGCCGCCGCGCTGGCGCTGCTGCCGTTCATGCTCGGCGCGACCGCCGCGCACCTGCCGAACGGCTGGAGCTTCGGGGCGCCGCACGGCGGCTGGGAATATCCGGCGTTCTGGGCGGTGACGCTCGCCGTGCAGGCGCTGCTGGGCGGCGGCGCGTTCGCGCTCGGCGCGCCGCGGGCCGCGGCGCAGCGCACGTCGTGA
- a CDS encoding cobyric acid synthase, whose amino-acid sequence MNAPELRPRGTLMIQGTTSDAGKSTLVAGLCRLARRAGARVAPFKPQNMALNSAVTADGGEIGRAQALQALAAGVAPHTDFNPVLLKPTSDRGAQVIIHGKARANLNARAYHDYKPVAFDAVLESYARLRAGYDTVIVEGAGSPAEINLREGDIANMGFAERVDCPVVLVADIDRGGVFAHLVGTLACLSDSERARVRGFVINRFRGDFKLLEPGLDWLRAQTGKPVFGVLPYLHGLTLDAEDMLPAQARSGAAHADGRVLRVVVPALPRISNHTDFDPLRAHPQVEFTYWKSGPLPAADLLILPGSKSVQRDLAWLRDAGWDAAIRRHLRYGGKVIGICGGMQMLGRSLDDPLGLEGAPGSVPGLGLLEFDTTLQPDKTLKNVTGRLTLPGGAAVRGYEIHMGETRGPALAAPALELTADGAAAAHADGARSDDGQIIATYVHGLFDAPDACAALLAWAGLDAAERIDYPALREASLERLADTFAAHLDLQALYAEFR is encoded by the coding sequence ATGAATGCACCCGAGCTGCGGCCGCGCGGCACGCTGATGATCCAGGGCACGACGTCGGATGCCGGCAAGAGCACGCTCGTCGCGGGCCTGTGCCGCCTGGCGCGCCGCGCCGGCGCGCGCGTCGCGCCGTTCAAGCCGCAGAACATGGCGCTTAACAGCGCGGTGACGGCCGACGGCGGCGAGATCGGCCGCGCGCAGGCGCTGCAGGCGCTCGCCGCGGGCGTCGCGCCGCATACCGATTTCAACCCCGTGCTGCTCAAGCCGACCAGCGACCGCGGCGCGCAGGTGATCATCCACGGCAAGGCGCGCGCGAACCTGAACGCGCGGGCGTACCACGACTACAAGCCGGTTGCGTTCGACGCGGTGCTCGAATCGTATGCGCGGCTGCGCGCCGGCTACGACACGGTGATCGTCGAGGGCGCGGGCAGCCCGGCCGAGATCAACCTGCGCGAAGGCGATATCGCCAACATGGGCTTCGCCGAGCGCGTCGACTGCCCGGTGGTGCTGGTCGCCGACATCGACCGCGGCGGCGTGTTCGCGCATCTGGTCGGCACGCTCGCGTGCCTGTCGGACAGCGAGCGCGCGCGGGTGCGCGGCTTCGTGATCAACCGCTTCCGCGGCGACTTCAAGCTGCTCGAACCGGGCCTCGACTGGCTGCGCGCGCAGACCGGCAAGCCGGTGTTCGGCGTGCTGCCGTACCTGCACGGCCTCACGCTCGACGCGGAGGACATGCTGCCCGCGCAGGCGCGCAGCGGCGCCGCGCACGCGGACGGCCGCGTGCTGCGCGTCGTCGTGCCGGCGCTGCCGCGGATCAGCAACCACACCGATTTCGACCCGCTGCGCGCGCATCCGCAGGTCGAGTTCACATACTGGAAGAGCGGCCCGCTGCCGGCCGCCGACCTGCTGATCCTGCCCGGATCGAAGAGCGTGCAGCGCGATCTCGCGTGGCTGCGCGACGCCGGCTGGGACGCGGCGATCCGGCGGCACCTGCGCTATGGCGGCAAGGTGATCGGCATCTGCGGCGGCATGCAGATGCTCGGCCGCTCGCTCGACGATCCGCTGGGCCTCGAAGGTGCGCCGGGCAGTGTGCCGGGGCTCGGCCTGCTCGAGTTCGACACGACGCTGCAGCCGGACAAGACGCTCAAGAACGTGACGGGCCGCCTGACCCTGCCGGGAGGGGCGGCCGTGCGCGGCTACGAGATCCACATGGGCGAGACGCGTGGCCCCGCGCTCGCGGCGCCGGCGCTCGAGCTGACGGCCGACGGCGCGGCCGCCGCGCACGCGGACGGTGCGCGCTCCGACGACGGCCAGATCATCGCCACCTACGTGCACGGGCTGTTCGACGCGCCGGACGCGTGCGCGGCGCTGCTCGCGTGGGCGGGCCTCGACGCGGCCGAGCGGATCGACTACCCGGCGCTGCGCGAGGCGTCGCTCGAACGCCTCGCCGACACGTTCGCCGCGCATCTCGACCTGCAGGCGCTGTACGCCGAATTCCGCTGA